A region from the Natronoarchaeum mannanilyticum genome encodes:
- a CDS encoding transcription initiation factor IIB, whose translation MTRSTRQREREHETEQGDEEEEGVRECPECDSDNLVKSSDRGELVCNDCGLVVEEEKIDPGPEWRAFNHQERQEKSRVGAPTTQTMHDKGLTTTIDWKDKDAYGRSISSKKRSQMHRLRKWQERIRTKDAGERNLQFALSEIDRMASALGVPRSVREVASVIYRRALKEDLIRGRSIEGVATSALYAACRKEGIPRSLEEISEVSRVERKEIGRTYRYISQELGLEMKPVDPKKYVPRFCSELELSEEVQTKANEIIETTAEEGLLSGKSPTGYAAAAIYAASLLCNEKKTQREVADVAQVTEVTIRNRYQEQIEAMGIHS comes from the coding sequence ATGACACGGTCCACCCGCCAGCGGGAGCGCGAACACGAGACGGAGCAAGGAGACGAGGAGGAAGAGGGGGTCCGGGAATGTCCGGAGTGTGATTCCGACAACCTCGTCAAGAGCTCCGACAGGGGCGAACTCGTCTGTAACGACTGCGGCCTCGTGGTCGAGGAGGAGAAGATCGACCCGGGTCCGGAGTGGCGCGCCTTTAATCATCAGGAGCGTCAGGAGAAGTCGCGCGTCGGCGCGCCGACGACGCAGACGATGCACGACAAGGGCCTGACGACGACGATCGACTGGAAGGACAAGGACGCCTACGGTCGCTCGATCTCCTCGAAGAAGCGCAGCCAGATGCACCGCCTGCGCAAGTGGCAAGAGCGCATCAGGACCAAGGACGCCGGCGAGCGCAACCTGCAGTTCGCGCTCAGCGAGATCGACCGCATGGCCTCCGCGCTGGGGGTGCCCCGCTCGGTACGCGAGGTCGCGTCGGTCATCTATCGGCGCGCGCTCAAGGAGGACCTGATTCGGGGACGCTCGATCGAGGGCGTCGCCACCTCGGCGCTGTACGCCGCCTGCCGCAAGGAAGGCATCCCGCGCAGCCTCGAAGAGATCTCGGAAGTCTCCCGCGTCGAACGGAAGGAAATCGGCCGTACGTATCGATACATCTCCCAGGAACTCGGCCTGGAGATGAAACCCGTCGACCCGAAGAAGTACGTCCCGCGGTTCTGTTCTGAACTCGAACTCTCCGAGGAAGTCCAGACGAAGGCCAACGAGATCATCGAGACCACGGCCGAGGAAGGGCTCCTCTCCGGCAAATCCCCGACCGGCTACGCCGCCGCGGCCATCTACGCCGCCTCGCTGCTGTGCAACGAGAAGAAGACCCAGCGCGAAGTCGCCGACGTCGCTCAGGTGACGGAAGTCACGATCCGGAACCGCTACCAGGAGCAGATCGAGGCGATGGGCATCCACAGCTAG
- the rnhA gene encoding ribonuclease HI, producing the protein MPTIECDAERARERLRDAGVEVEDGNTDHERWRASRGDATAVAYDGKVVIQGSNPQDVEAILREEGGRAHVYFDGASRGNPGPAAVGWAIVNSDGIVAEGGERIGETTNNRAEYEALARALEMARDYGFDEVDVRGDSELIVKQVNGAWSANDPGMQERRVRVRSLLEEFDSWSLEHVPREINERADEMANEALDGN; encoded by the coding sequence ATGCCGACGATCGAATGCGACGCGGAGCGAGCCCGCGAGCGGCTTCGCGACGCCGGCGTCGAGGTCGAGGACGGCAACACCGACCACGAGCGCTGGCGCGCGTCGCGGGGCGACGCCACCGCGGTCGCCTACGACGGGAAAGTCGTGATCCAGGGGTCGAACCCGCAGGACGTGGAGGCGATCCTGCGCGAGGAGGGCGGGCGCGCCCACGTCTACTTCGACGGGGCGAGCCGGGGGAACCCCGGCCCCGCGGCGGTCGGCTGGGCGATCGTCAACAGCGACGGCATCGTCGCCGAAGGGGGCGAACGCATCGGCGAGACGACCAACAATCGCGCGGAGTACGAGGCGCTCGCGCGCGCCCTCGAAATGGCCCGCGACTACGGCTTCGACGAGGTCGACGTGCGGGGCGACTCGGAGCTGATCGTCAAGCAGGTCAACGGCGCGTGGTCCGCGAACGACCCGGGGATGCAGGAACGGCGCGTGCGCGTCCGATCGTTGCTCGAGGAGTTCGACTCCTGGTCGCTCGAACACGTACCGCGGGAGATAAACGAGCGCGCCGACGAGATGGCCAACGAAGCGCTGGACGGCAACTGA
- a CDS encoding cupin yields the protein MVATDFDAEREFEEGFSAQPVYRNDRVKVVLGFFRPEQFIPVHAPSSDLVVTIVEGSGIVRDGDEDRSVEQGDVVVVPADEDRGIKAGDAGLEATLVTAPPPTDAEHEPVRRGLKQGQFEPE from the coding sequence ATGGTCGCGACCGACTTCGACGCCGAGCGAGAGTTCGAGGAGGGCTTTTCAGCGCAACCAGTCTACAGGAACGACCGGGTGAAGGTCGTCCTCGGGTTCTTCCGGCCCGAGCAGTTCATCCCGGTCCACGCGCCGAGCAGCGACCTGGTCGTCACGATCGTCGAGGGCTCGGGGATCGTCCGCGACGGCGACGAGGACCGTTCGGTCGAGCAGGGCGACGTCGTCGTCGTGCCGGCCGACGAGGACCGGGGGATCAAAGCCGGCGACGCGGGACTGGAGGCGACGCTCGTGACGGCGCCGCCGCCGACCGACGCCGAGCACGAACCGGTGCGCCGCGGGCTGAAGCAGGGGCAGTTCGAGCCGGAGTAG
- a CDS encoding helix-turn-helix domain-containing protein, whose product MATAAFTITLPEGVWIGDLSRANPEAEIRVLAALPDDDVGVGHVEILHPDAESIVEAMRAEASVTAVEVFEVHDGRALVQFRTTEPLLLVPIQRTGIPIQLPFTISNGELDWEITAPHERLSELATLFEELGIPFEVHHVQQNVDLRQLLTDTQSELVDEAIERGYYDTPRECTLTELAEQLDMAPSTISETLHRAEEKIVKEFAGAGEEAPAPMRQRR is encoded by the coding sequence ATGGCGACGGCGGCCTTTACCATCACACTGCCCGAGGGGGTCTGGATCGGCGACCTCTCGCGGGCCAACCCCGAGGCGGAGATCCGCGTACTGGCGGCGCTACCGGACGACGACGTCGGCGTCGGCCACGTCGAGATCCTGCACCCCGACGCCGAGTCGATCGTCGAGGCGATGCGCGCCGAGGCGTCGGTCACCGCCGTCGAGGTGTTCGAGGTTCACGACGGGCGCGCCCTGGTGCAGTTCCGCACCACGGAGCCGCTCCTGCTCGTGCCGATCCAGCGCACCGGCATCCCGATCCAGCTCCCCTTCACGATCTCGAACGGCGAACTCGACTGGGAGATCACGGCGCCCCACGAGCGGCTCTCGGAGCTCGCGACGCTATTTGAAGAGCTGGGCATCCCCTTCGAGGTCCACCACGTCCAGCAGAACGTCGACCTGCGCCAGCTGCTGACCGACACCCAGTCCGAGCTGGTCGACGAGGCGATCGAGCGGGGCTACTACGACACGCCCCGAGAGTGTACGCTGACCGAGCTCGCGGAGCAGCTGGACATGGCGCCCTCGACGATCAGCGAGACGCTCCACCGCGCCGAGGAGAAGATCGTCAAGGAGTTCGCGGGCGCCGGCGAGGAGGCGCCGGCGCCGATGCGCCAACGGCGGTGA
- a CDS encoding DUF302 domain-containing protein encodes MSLPIDPQKLTEEDVGEKRATLEMDHEDAVEFVRETCEDVGFGIPVEFSPSELLNEKVDADRDPYYVLGACNPAVADRALDVTKSIGGLFPCNVIIWEEEPGKQVVYHVSIMRIARLTGLAPEESEEWDAILEDTGELAEELFEKLESAA; translated from the coding sequence ATGAGTCTGCCCATCGACCCCCAGAAGCTGACCGAGGAGGACGTCGGCGAGAAGCGCGCGACCCTGGAGATGGACCACGAGGACGCCGTCGAGTTCGTCCGCGAGACCTGCGAGGACGTCGGCTTCGGAATCCCCGTGGAGTTCTCGCCCTCCGAGCTGCTCAACGAGAAGGTCGACGCCGACCGGGACCCCTACTACGTGCTCGGCGCGTGCAACCCCGCCGTCGCGGATCGGGCGCTCGACGTCACGAAGTCGATCGGCGGCCTGTTTCCCTGCAACGTGATCATCTGGGAGGAAGAGCCGGGCAAGCAGGTCGTGTACCACGTTTCGATCATGCGGATCGCCCGGCTGACCGGGCTGGCACCCGAGGAGAGCGAGGAGTGGGACGCGATACTGGAGGACACCGGCGAGCTGGCCGAGGAGCTGTTCGAGAAACTCGAATCGGCGGCCTGA
- the nreA gene encoding DNA repair protein NreA, with protein sequence MRLDEFVEGLGYDEAAERRRLAEEKSYEITDYIDRVEDRFDDVVTGDSLVGSTSPSIFVGRSGYPDVSTGVLSPVGDEEDAEDYVTDGNWYQQGYSIDDVFQRRTGLMNSQRRSKVDVEDVWDGFVGAQREVAIADRPVDVEIGLDGRPELDMDVDEIAAPTGPNVSAESVDLTENPYVPRPVKKTLEDDDWQAQGAMTYLYRRGFDVYDINKILSAGALGQGENRKLVPTRWSITAVDDTIGQYLRGKIRNSPSIDETQVWYNEFMGNRFWIVLSPGQWEFELVEMKAPGSVWNPNTDTGYWMSSASEGYEGRTGYVDETAGAYYASRLGVLEHLVDEDRQAKCIVLREVTDDYWAPVGVWQIRESVRNAFDPDAGRESPAGPETPPELAGEYATAESFHDAIKGLGPRLPVSIADLRRKSDMVAGLQAQLTDF encoded by the coding sequence ATGCGGCTCGACGAGTTCGTCGAGGGACTGGGGTACGACGAGGCCGCCGAGCGGCGGCGCCTGGCCGAGGAGAAGTCCTACGAGATCACCGACTACATCGACCGCGTCGAGGACCGCTTCGACGACGTGGTGACGGGCGACTCGCTGGTCGGCTCGACGTCGCCCTCGATCTTCGTGGGCCGATCGGGCTACCCGGACGTCTCGACGGGCGTGCTCTCGCCGGTCGGCGACGAGGAGGACGCCGAGGACTACGTCACCGACGGGAACTGGTACCAGCAGGGGTACTCGATCGACGACGTGTTCCAGCGCCGGACGGGGCTGATGAACTCCCAGCGACGCTCGAAAGTCGACGTCGAGGACGTCTGGGACGGCTTTGTCGGCGCCCAGCGCGAGGTCGCCATCGCCGATCGCCCGGTCGACGTCGAGATCGGACTGGACGGCCGGCCCGAACTGGACATGGACGTCGACGAGATCGCCGCGCCGACCGGGCCGAACGTCTCGGCCGAGTCGGTCGATCTCACGGAGAACCCCTACGTCCCGCGACCGGTCAAGAAGACGTTGGAAGACGACGACTGGCAGGCTCAGGGCGCGATGACGTACCTCTACCGGCGCGGGTTCGACGTGTACGACATCAACAAGATCCTTTCGGCCGGCGCGCTCGGACAGGGGGAAAATCGCAAGCTCGTCCCGACGCGCTGGTCGATCACCGCGGTCGACGACACGATCGGCCAGTACCTGCGTGGCAAGATTCGAAACTCGCCGTCGATCGACGAGACGCAGGTCTGGTACAACGAGTTCATGGGCAACCGGTTCTGGATCGTTCTTTCTCCCGGTCAGTGGGAGTTCGAGCTGGTCGAGATGAAGGCGCCGGGCAGCGTCTGGAACCCAAACACCGACACCGGCTACTGGATGTCCAGCGCCTCGGAGGGGTACGAGGGCCGGACCGGCTACGTCGACGAGACCGCCGGCGCGTACTACGCTTCCCGGCTGGGCGTCCTCGAACACCTCGTCGACGAGGACCGCCAGGCCAAGTGCATCGTGCTTCGGGAGGTCACCGACGACTACTGGGCGCCCGTCGGCGTCTGGCAGATCCGCGAGAGCGTCCGGAACGCGTTCGACCCCGACGCCGGCCGCGAGTCGCCCGCCGGCCCGGAGACGCCGCCGGAGCTTGCGGGGGAGTACGCGACGGCGGAGAGCTTCCACGACGCGATCAAGGGGCTCGGCCCGCGGCTGCCGGTCTCGATCGCCGACCTCCGGCGGAAATCGGATATGGTTGCGGGGTTGCAGGCACAGCTGACCGACTTCTGA
- a CDS encoding PadR family transcriptional regulator has translation MSEARTITEAEAARDLTAFQRNILIILSKEPMYGLAIKRELEEYYGGEVNHGRLYPNLDELVELGFVEKSELDKRTNQYELTDEGEAAVFDQFEWALSKVVTDDDRAEDVRTIVDDQL, from the coding sequence ATGTCAGAGGCACGGACAATCACGGAAGCGGAGGCCGCGCGCGACCTGACCGCGTTCCAGCGAAATATACTGATCATCCTCTCGAAGGAGCCGATGTACGGGCTCGCGATCAAGCGGGAGCTGGAGGAGTACTACGGCGGCGAAGTGAACCACGGGCGCCTGTACCCGAACCTCGACGAACTCGTCGAGCTGGGCTTCGTCGAGAAGAGCGAACTCGACAAGCGCACCAACCAGTACGAGCTCACCGACGAGGGCGAGGCGGCGGTGTTCGACCAGTTCGAGTGGGCGCTCTCGAAGGTCGTCACCGACGATGACCGGGCCGAGGACGTCCGGACGATCGTCGACGACCAGCTTTAG
- a CDS encoding inorganic diphosphatase — MTNLWEDLETGPNPPEEIYAVVECLKGERNKYEYDKDVPGVVLDRVLHSNVHYPSDYGFIPRSYYDDEDPFDVLVLVEDQTFPGCVIEARPVALMKMDDDGEQDDKVIAVPTEDPRYDHVEGLEDLSDQQLDEIEEFFETYKNLEAGKEVETLGWEDKESAKEAIEHAMDLYDENFDSPRN; from the coding sequence ATGACGAACCTCTGGGAAGATCTGGAAACCGGACCGAACCCGCCGGAAGAGATCTACGCCGTCGTGGAGTGTCTCAAGGGCGAGCGCAACAAGTACGAGTACGACAAGGACGTGCCCGGCGTCGTGCTCGACCGCGTGCTGCACTCGAACGTCCACTACCCCTCGGACTACGGGTTCATCCCGCGGTCGTACTACGACGACGAGGACCCCTTCGACGTGCTCGTGCTCGTCGAGGACCAGACGTTCCCCGGCTGCGTGATCGAGGCCCGCCCCGTCGCCCTGATGAAGATGGACGACGACGGCGAGCAGGACGACAAGGTCATCGCCGTCCCCACCGAGGACCCCCGCTACGACCACGTCGAGGGGCTGGAGGATCTCTCGGACCAGCAGCTCGACGAGATCGAGGAGTTCTTCGAGACCTACAAGAATCTCGAGGCGGGCAAGGAAGTCGAGACGCTCGGCTGGGAGGACAAGGAGTCGGCCAAGGAGGCCATCGAGCACGCGATGGACCTCTACGACGAGAACTTCGACAGCCCGCGTAACTGA
- a CDS encoding tubulin/FtsZ family protein encodes MKVALVGVGQAGGKVTEAIAAFDDRMEFGAVRGALAVNSAEADLQSLSLDTVLIGQDRVKGHGVGGDNELGAEVMQSDVDQVMGSLDGRITAEAEAIFVVAGLGGGTGSGGAPVLARELSRVYSVPVYALGILPGRDEGSLYQANAGRSLMTLAREADATLLIDNDAWHDAGESVEGAFDAINQEIARRVGLLLASGEATEGVGESVVDSSEVINTLREGGIAALGYASAAASDDSADNINTVTSTARKALFTGTSLPDANTADAALLVVAGKPEAIPRKGVERARRLVEDETGSLQVRGGDFPLESDQLAALVLLGGVERSDRIDAFMERAKQAQKAENEPDRDPAEQFQNDELDGLF; translated from the coding sequence ATGAAAGTCGCTCTCGTCGGCGTCGGACAGGCCGGTGGCAAGGTGACCGAGGCCATCGCCGCGTTCGACGACCGCATGGAGTTCGGGGCGGTGCGGGGCGCGCTCGCGGTCAACAGCGCGGAGGCGGACCTCCAGTCGCTCTCGCTCGACACGGTGCTGATCGGCCAGGACAGGGTGAAAGGCCACGGTGTGGGCGGCGACAACGAACTCGGCGCCGAGGTGATGCAGTCCGACGTCGATCAGGTGATGGGGTCGCTCGACGGCCGGATCACCGCCGAAGCCGAGGCGATCTTCGTCGTCGCCGGGCTGGGCGGGGGAACCGGTAGCGGCGGCGCGCCCGTGCTCGCACGGGAGCTCTCCCGCGTGTACAGCGTTCCCGTCTACGCGCTGGGCATCTTGCCGGGCCGCGACGAGGGGTCGCTCTACCAGGCCAACGCCGGCCGCTCGCTCATGACGCTCGCTCGGGAGGCCGACGCGACGCTGTTGATCGACAACGACGCCTGGCACGACGCCGGCGAGAGCGTCGAGGGGGCGTTCGACGCCATCAACCAGGAGATCGCGCGCCGCGTCGGCCTGCTGCTGGCCTCGGGCGAAGCGACTGAGGGCGTCGGCGAGAGCGTCGTCGACTCCAGCGAGGTGATCAACACCTTGCGCGAGGGCGGCATCGCCGCGCTGGGCTACGCCAGCGCCGCCGCCAGCGACGACAGCGCAGACAACATCAACACCGTCACGAGCACGGCCCGGAAGGCGCTCTTTACCGGGACGAGCCTCCCCGACGCGAACACGGCCGACGCCGCGCTGCTGGTCGTCGCCGGCAAGCCCGAGGCCATCCCCCGCAAAGGCGTCGAGCGCGCCCGCCGGCTGGTCGAGGACGAGACGGGCAGCCTGCAGGTCCGGGGCGGCGACTTCCCGCTGGAATCCGACCAGCTCGCCGCGCTGGTGCTGCTCGGCGGCGTCGAGCGCTCCGACCGGATCGACGCGTTCATGGAGCGGGCCAAGCAGGCCCAGAAGGCCGAAAACGAACCGGACCGCGATCCCGCCGAGCAGTTCCAGAACGACGAGCTCGACGGATTGTTCTGA
- a CDS encoding DUF7108 family protein — MSELPDDVSEEVERLTRLAREAVDADEAAAYRRRREDRLDEHGFTARVREDDDGDVLVLHPEEWIDDGDIHPDRIEDTGRAVEIRLEGVGDPDEWDEVREHNDRIVEQVREAHGDVHGDNAAAFADFMHNHLAKPVESATAEEIRTFRSEYFPRNAWPTEEQLAVLDRSIEVVFETADARVPEF; from the coding sequence ATGTCAGAACTACCGGACGACGTCAGCGAGGAGGTCGAGCGACTCACTCGGCTCGCCCGCGAAGCCGTCGACGCCGACGAGGCCGCGGCGTACCGACGCCGCCGCGAGGATCGACTCGACGAGCACGGGTTCACCGCCAGGGTCCGCGAGGACGACGACGGCGACGTGCTCGTCTTGCATCCCGAGGAGTGGATCGACGACGGCGACATCCACCCCGACCGCATCGAGGACACCGGCCGGGCCGTCGAGATCCGGCTCGAAGGGGTCGGCGACCCGGACGAGTGGGACGAGGTCCGCGAGCACAACGACCGGATCGTCGAGCAGGTTCGCGAGGCCCACGGCGACGTCCACGGCGACAACGCCGCGGCGTTCGCCGACTTCATGCACAATCACCTCGCGAAACCCGTCGAGTCGGCGACCGCCGAGGAGATTCGAACTTTCCGCTCGGAGTACTTCCCGCGCAACGCCTGGCCTACGGAGGAGCAGCTCGCCGTCCTCGATCGGTCGATAGAAGTAGTGTTCGAAACCGCCGACGCCCGCGTCCCCGAGTTCTAA
- a CDS encoding DUF7310 family coiled-coil domain-containing protein — translation MTDIDAIEERLRAVERAVADGEVELSDSTGELESRIDELESTTTELESGLQAVRGYVGRVKSVDDEIEQRADAAATAVDDVEDRVAALERRLDGEGADADDAEPAPDEDQRHSDGVDQRGHDEARRAQQRDRAEVAASGDQRSRDSNSASRGRPERRATRRRPDEPASQGTVSEAQRRPAAAASQPARAHPQTDPDTHDRNSGCPHCGAVASQSGGSDHERTTRRPRTVDVDDSPDGDPVDDVDERSVVARLRDAL, via the coding sequence GTGACAGATATCGACGCGATCGAGGAGCGACTCAGAGCCGTCGAGCGGGCGGTCGCCGACGGAGAGGTGGAGCTCTCGGACTCGACGGGGGAACTGGAGTCGCGCATCGACGAACTGGAATCGACCACGACCGAACTCGAATCCGGTCTCCAGGCGGTCCGCGGGTACGTCGGCCGGGTCAAGTCGGTCGACGACGAGATCGAGCAACGGGCCGACGCAGCCGCGACGGCCGTCGACGACGTGGAGGATCGGGTCGCGGCGCTGGAGCGGCGTCTCGACGGCGAGGGCGCCGACGCCGACGACGCCGAGCCGGCGCCTGATGAGGACCAGCGCCATTCCGACGGCGTCGATCAGCGGGGCCACGACGAAGCCCGCCGTGCCCAACAACGCGACCGTGCCGAGGTCGCCGCGTCCGGCGATCAGCGGAGTCGTGACAGTAACTCGGCGTCCCGTGGGCGACCGGAGCGACGAGCGACGCGTCGGCGTCCTGACGAGCCTGCGAGTCAGGGCACAGTGAGCGAAGCTCAGCGGCGTCCCGCCGCCGCAGCGTCCCAGCCGGCTCGGGCGCACCCACAGACCGACCCCGACACTCACGACCGGAACTCCGGGTGCCCGCACTGCGGCGCCGTTGCGAGCCAATCGGGCGGAAGCGATCACGAGCGGACGACACGACGACCCCGGACGGTCGACGTCGACGACTCGCCCGACGGCGACCCGGTCGACGACGTCGACGAGCGGAGCGTCGTCGCCCGGCTCAGGGACGCGCTGTGA
- a CDS encoding ribbon-helix-helix domain-containing protein: MGTRHVNFRLPDELLEKADVAAEVTHKNRTEIVTEALREYLNTVEDDEAFREAVVELYLDDEIEFSTLKEFVGRQDAEAVRSSKALLDQGEELAEELADL; the protein is encoded by the coding sequence ATGGGAACGAGACACGTCAACTTCCGGCTGCCCGACGAACTGCTAGAGAAAGCCGACGTCGCCGCCGAAGTCACTCACAAAAATCGGACGGAGATCGTCACCGAAGCGCTCCGGGAGTACCTCAATACGGTCGAGGACGACGAGGCGTTCCGCGAGGCGGTCGTCGAACTGTATCTGGACGACGAGATCGAATTCTCGACCCTGAAGGAGTTCGTCGGCCGGCAGGACGCCGAAGCCGTTCGATCCTCGAAGGCGCTGCTTGACCAGGGCGAGGAATTGGCCGAGGAGCTCGCTGACCTGTAG
- a CDS encoding CPBP family intramembrane glutamic endopeptidase, with the protein MRWQTDTLDERVVHDVLLYIVGPLALGLTHGRRIGWTVDRTAVRNTVLLALFVLPFYVVGSSLPSIRTFYPLWETTLAPGDFLPHAIKLFLLALATETYFRGLLCVGVRDLGPKAVFVSPVVYALLHSGKPPIELALSGPTDVLFGAVDYASDSILPSVVAHGCGLVLLDYLVLRPPVFPPEAVLRWLRWVPVPL; encoded by the coding sequence GTGCGTTGGCAGACCGACACGCTCGACGAGCGGGTCGTCCACGACGTCCTCCTGTACATCGTCGGCCCGCTCGCGCTGGGCCTGACTCACGGTCGGCGTATCGGCTGGACGGTGGATCGGACGGCGGTCCGCAACACCGTCCTGCTCGCGCTGTTCGTGCTCCCCTTCTACGTCGTCGGCTCGTCGCTCCCCTCGATCCGGACGTTCTACCCGCTCTGGGAGACGACGCTGGCGCCCGGCGACTTTCTCCCCCACGCGATCAAGTTGTTCCTGCTCGCGCTGGCGACCGAGACGTACTTCCGGGGGCTGCTCTGCGTCGGCGTCCGCGATCTGGGCCCGAAGGCGGTGTTCGTCAGCCCCGTCGTCTACGCGCTGTTGCACTCGGGGAAGCCGCCGATCGAGCTGGCGCTGTCGGGGCCGACCGACGTGCTGTTCGGCGCCGTCGACTACGCCAGCGACTCGATCCTGCCCTCCGTCGTCGCCCACGGCTGCGGGCTGGTGCTGCTCGACTACCTCGTGCTTCGTCCGCCCGTGTTCCCGCCCGAGGCCGTGTTGCGCTGGCTGCGGTGGGTGCCGGTGCCGCTCTGA
- a CDS encoding DUF5789 family protein, with the protein MSDDAEEDEEESPAVELGERTPVEGAPLARVASRLEWPIQKSEVVRKEGDVAIRTPDGPQELSDVLDDVETTYFSRRQEFVDDVEGVVGTGPVQTS; encoded by the coding sequence ATGTCAGACGACGCCGAGGAGGACGAGGAGGAGTCGCCCGCCGTCGAACTCGGCGAGCGCACGCCGGTCGAGGGCGCGCCGCTCGCGCGGGTCGCCTCCCGACTCGAGTGGCCGATCCAGAAGAGCGAGGTCGTCCGCAAGGAGGGCGACGTCGCGATCCGGACCCCCGACGGCCCGCAAGAACTGAGCGACGTGCTCGACGACGTGGAGACGACGTACTTCTCGCGGCGACAGGAGTTCGTCGACGACGTCGAGGGCGTCGTCGGCACCGGCCCCGTCCAGACGAGCTGA
- a CDS encoding alkaline phosphatase family protein — protein MGLFDRLRGDDAPRVAFFGIDGVPYSLLADHYDEFENFAALADEGAAGPIDSIVPPESSACWPSLTTGKNPGETGVYGFQDREVGSYDTYVPMGRDVQADRVWDIATEEGRDATVMNVPVTFPPQRNVQRMVSGFLSPGIEKAAYPEDLAEYLEGIDYKIDANAKLGHSEDKSEFIENAHETLDARFEAFSNYIEQDDWDLFFGVFMTTDRVNHFLFEHYEKDGEYKEEFLDFYRKLDDYIGQLREQLDDDTTMVVASDHGFTTLEHEVHFNAWLQEEGWLDFEDDDHEELGDISEDTTAYSLIPGRFYINLEGREPRGSVPEEDYEEVRQELKEELEALEGPHGPVADRVVEKEDAFRGDHDDIAPDLVVIPNHGYDLKAGFKGHDDVFGKGPRNGMHSFDNACLFVDDADATIKEADLFDITPTLLDLLDIEYGRADFDGATLL, from the coding sequence ATGGGTCTCTTCGATCGGTTGCGCGGCGACGACGCCCCGCGCGTCGCCTTCTTCGGCATCGACGGCGTGCCGTACAGTTTGCTCGCGGACCACTACGACGAATTCGAGAACTTCGCGGCGCTGGCCGACGAGGGCGCCGCCGGGCCGATTGACAGCATCGTCCCGCCCGAATCCTCGGCGTGCTGGCCGAGCCTGACGACCGGGAAGAACCCCGGCGAGACGGGCGTCTACGGGTTCCAGGACCGCGAGGTCGGCTCCTACGACACGTACGTTCCGATGGGCCGGGACGTTCAGGCCGACCGGGTCTGGGACATCGCGACCGAGGAAGGACGGGACGCGACGGTGATGAACGTCCCCGTCACGTTCCCGCCCCAGCGCAACGTCCAGCGGATGGTCTCGGGCTTCCTTTCGCCGGGCATCGAGAAGGCCGCCTACCCCGAAGATCTCGCGGAGTATCTGGAGGGTATCGACTACAAGATCGACGCCAACGCCAAGCTCGGCCACTCCGAGGACAAATCGGAGTTCATCGAGAACGCCCACGAGACGCTCGACGCGCGCTTCGAAGCGTTCTCGAACTACATCGAGCAGGACGACTGGGATCTGTTCTTCGGCGTCTTCATGACGACCGACCGGGTCAACCACTTCCTGTTCGAGCACTACGAGAAGGACGGCGAGTACAAGGAGGAGTTCCTCGACTTCTACCGCAAGCTCGACGACTACATCGGCCAGCTGCGCGAGCAGCTCGACGACGACACCACGATGGTCGTCGCCTCCGACCACGGGTTCACGACCCTGGAGCACGAGGTCCACTTCAACGCCTGGCTCCAGGAGGAGGGGTGGCTCGACTTCGAGGACGACGACCACGAGGAACTGGGCGACATCTCCGAGGACACCACGGCGTACTCGCTGATCCCCGGCCGATTCTACATCAACCTCGAAGGGCGGGAGCCCCGCGGGAGCGTCCCCGAGGAGGACTACGAGGAGGTCCGCCAGGAGCTCAAAGAGGAGCTCGAAGCGCTCGAAGGCCCCCACGGGCCGGTCGCGGACCGCGTGGTCGAAAAGGAAGACGCGTTCCGCGGCGACCACGACGACATCGCGCCGGACCTGGTCGTGATCCCGAACCACGGCTACGATCTCAAGGCCGGCTTCAAGGGCCACGACGACGTGTTCGGCAAGGGCCCGCGCAACGGGATGCACAGCTTCGATAACGCCTGCCTGTTCGTCGACGACGCCGACGCGACGATCAAGGAGGCCGACCTGTTCGACATCACGCCGACGCTGCTGGACCTGCTCGACATCGAGTACGGGCGGGCCGACTTCGACGGCGCGACGCTGCTGTAG